The Elusimicrobiota bacterium sequence CAGGTTCACGGGGCCCATGGACTCGACCCGCCGGCGAAGTTTTTCCAGTTCGGCGGAAGGCACGGCCTCGGCGGGAACGGGATGGGCTTCCCGGGCCTCGGCCAAGGTGAGGGCGTATTTGTCCTTCAAATGCGTTTCCACGGATTCCCGACGGAACTCGGCGTGGCTGTGTTGCAGTTTTTTCTCGTGGAGCTGGGTTTGCATCTCTTCGGTCTGTTGGCGCAATTCCGAGAGCGCGGTTTGGGCCAGTCCCAAGGCTTCCGCCAAGGAACGGCGGGACCCATGGACAGCTTCCAGCGCCTCGTTGGCGTCCCGGCGGCCGGTCATTAATTCGACGATGGCTCGGGCGGCCTCTTCCTCCACCTTCCGCTGTTCCGCCACCCGTTCGGCCGACCCGGCCCGTTCCTGAACTTTGGATTCAAGGCCGACAGCCAACCCCTGGCTTTCGGATTGAACATCCGCCCATTGTTTTTCCTTCCAGCGGAGCCGCTCTTCGTGGCCGTGGGCGCGCTCCTTGGCAACGGCCAATTCGGAGGACGCCGCGAAGGTCTCGGCCTGGCGTTCCTTCAAGGATTCCTGGACCATGGACCACTCGTTCCTCAGGCGGGTTTCGTCCCCCTTCACGCCCTCCAACAGGGCCTCCAGGGCCTGGGCCGAGGCCCGGGCCTGACCCTCCGTCTGGAGCGCCTTTTCCATTTCCACGTCGATCAAATGGATTTCTTCCGCGTGGAGGGCTCCCTGACCCCGCAGGCGTTCCGCCTCTTGGGCGGCGACGTTGGCCCGAACGCGGACGGATTCCAGCGCGCGCCGCGCGGCTTCCAGGTTCTCCGCGGCGGCGCGTCGGGCGGTCTCGGCTTCGCGGCGCGCCGTCTGGGCGGCTTCCAATCGGGCGGTGAGGGAGGCGATCTCCCGGGACAGATTTTCCCGACGGAGCGCGTCGAAGACGGGTCCGGCGGCGGCGTCCGATCCGCCCTCCAAAACGCCCTCGCCGTAAAGCGCTCCGTCCATAGCGATCCAACCGGAAAGGAGGGTGCGGATGACCGGATCGAAACGGGAGTCCACGCGGACCATGTCCAGGAGGGCCCGTTGGCCCACACCCGCCACCGCGCCGGGAGCGCCCTGGGGAAGACGGTCCAACACCAGAACGCGCGCCCGACCGTGGGAGCCTTTCGCCAAGAAATCAATGGCGGCCCGGGCGTCCTCCAGGGTGTCGGCCACGAGGTCGTTGACGTGGACGCCCAAGGCCCGGCGCACCACCACTTCATCCGCCGTTGAAACGGAAATCAGTCGGCCCACCGGGCCGTGCAAGCCCGGGAGCCCGGCGCCCAAAGCCGCTTGGGTGCCCCGGGCGTAGATATCGGAGGCTTCCCATTCTTCCTGGGCATCCAGCTGGGCCTGAGTGCGAAACAAATCTTCCTGCGAACGGGCCACGGCGGACTGGGTTTCGGTGATCCCGCGATCGCGGGATTCCACGTCCGATTGCGCCGTGCGGACGGCGGTTTCAGCGTCCACCAACGCGGCGGCAGAACCCACGGCATCGGATTCAGCGGCCGCGAGATCGGTCCGCAACTGGGTCAACCGTTCCTCCGCCTTGGCCTTTTCTTTGGCGTGAACCGCCCGCTGGATCTCCAGCCGGGATTCCAAAGACCGCTGGGCCACCAGATCATTGTTAAGCTTGGTCCGATCCTGGGTGTTTTTCCACAAGGCGTCCTGGATTTCCGTCGCCACGTTCTGAACGCTGTTCAGCCGCGCGGCTTTTTCATTGTAGGAGGATTCCGTGGCGGCCAGGGTCCCGGCGGACTGCCGGGCGCTCTCGGCCTCTTGGGCCAAGGCGGCTTGAATCTCTTCGGAAAGTTTGGCCAACTCCTCACGGCGCAGGCGCCCCTGGTTGATTTCGCCGTCCAAAACCAGGTCCCGGTGGGAGATTTCGGCCTGCCGCTCCCGCGCGGTGCTTTGGCGCTGTTCCGCCAGGCTCACGGCGCCGTCGATCTCGGAAAGGCGGCGGTTCATTTCCACCAGCTTTTCCGCCAGCTGGGTCTCCTGCCAACGCAGGTCCGCCAACTCGGCTTCCTTCTGCGCCGTGCCGGAGGTTTTGGCGTGGAGATCGTTGTCCATCATCATCATGGCCTGACGCATGGACTCCATCTGCTCTTCCAACTGTTTCGACTCGTGCAAGGCGTGGGCGATTTCCAGGGATTTGAGGTTGTCCTGGATCTTCTGGTAAGTCCGCGCCTTGCGGACCGCGGCCTCGATCTTGTCCATCTGGTCTTTGGTGAGCGCGATCACGTCCGACAATCGGTCCAAGTCCAACTGGGTGCGCTCGAGGCGCCGAAGCGCTTCCTCCCGGCGGGCCTTGTATTTGGAGACGCCAGCGGCTTCTTCGAACAGTTCACGACGCTCTTCGGGTTTGGCGGAAAGCACGTATTCCACCCGGCCCTGTTCCATGATGGAGTAGCCCTCTTCGCCGATTCCCGTGTCGAGGAAAAGCTCTTTGATGTCTTTCAAACGGCACTGGGTTTTGTTCAAGAAATATTCCGACTCCCCGGACCGGAACAGGCGCCGGGTCACGGTCACTTCAGAGTAGTCGATGGGCAGGCGGTTTTGGGAATTGTCGAACGTCATGGAAACTTCGGAAAGGTTGGAGGGGGCCCGGTTCGCGGAGCCGTTGAAAATCACGTCCGAAAGGACCTTGGAACGGAGGGATTTGGCGCTCATCTCGCCCAAACACCAGCGGAGAGCGTCCACCACGTTGGATTTACCGCACCCGTTGGGGCCCACGATGGCCGTTACGCCTTTTTCGAACTCCAAACGCGTTCGTTCGGCGAAGGATTTGAAACCGACCATCTCAAGGCGTTTTAAGTACATCTTTTACCATCCTTTCTCAATGGGATACCTTTCCTTGCCAGCGCGCCTATTTTACCTTTGAAGGGCTCGAAGTCAAGTAAACTTTTCCGTCCACAGACGGGACGAAAGAAAGCCCCCCGGGCGGCGTGGGGCCGGCCCGGGGGGCTTCGAGAGAATCGATCCGTTATTAAGGCTGGGCGGGAGCGGTTTCCGTGGGGGCCGGGGCGGCCATGTCCTTGGAGACGGTGAACTCCTTGGTGTCGATCACATTCCCGGCTTCGTCCTTCAATTCCACTTTCCAAGCGCCGGGCCAGATCGTTCGATAGCTCCAGGTGGTCCAAGGAGATCCCTTAATCGAAAGGGGAACGGAGGCCGTCTCTTTCCCGTCCAAGGAATAGACATGGTTGACGGTGGTGGGCACCGCGGAGGCCTTCACCCGGGTGAGGAAATAAACGTTCGTCACGGAAGCGTCAAAACTTGCCGCCTCCCCTTGAATCGCGCGGGTCTCCCGGTCCACGCCGGTGCCCAGGGCGGACTTCACGAGTTCCACGCTGGCCGTTGGGGCCACCACTTCGGGGCGGGGGGTCACCGGGGCCGTCATGTCTTCCGCGAACGCCGAAACAAAAAGGCTCATCATAAGTCCAAGAACAGGAATCATTTTTTTCATGGGGGAATCCTCCTTGAATGGGTAAATGAACAGGGGTAGATTAGCAAGAAAACATCAAGAAAACTAGCTAGAATCACCCCATGGCGAAACGAATTTTGGTGCGAGCGCCCAATTGGCTGGGAGACGCCGTCATGGCGACCCCGTTCTTAAAACGCCTGGCCGCGCGGTCGTTGGGATCGGAGGTGGAAGTCCTTGCCAAACCAGGGTTGGCCGATCTTTTTCGGGACGCGCCCGGAGTGAAGAACGTGCTGGTCATCCACTCGGACGATGGTCCGTGGAGCTTATCCCGGCGCCTCCGCGAGCGGAAATATGAAACCGCCTACGTTCTCCCCACTTCGTTTTCCTCGGCGCTCCCCTGTTGGCTGGCGGGAATTCCACACCGCATCGGGTACGCCGGAGACTTCCGGAGCGGTCTTTTGACGGAAGCCCGTCCCTTGGACGAACGGTTCCACTACGTCCGTCGATATTTAGGGTTGCTGGGTGAAACGGGGAT is a genomic window containing:
- the smc gene encoding chromosome segregation protein SMC; its protein translation is MYLKRLEMVGFKSFAERTRLEFEKGVTAIVGPNGCGKSNVVDALRWCLGEMSAKSLRSKVLSDVIFNGSANRAPSNLSEVSMTFDNSQNRLPIDYSEVTVTRRLFRSGESEYFLNKTQCRLKDIKELFLDTGIGEEGYSIMEQGRVEYVLSAKPEERRELFEEAAGVSKYKARREEALRRLERTQLDLDRLSDVIALTKDQMDKIEAAVRKARTYQKIQDNLKSLEIAHALHESKQLEEQMESMRQAMMMMDNDLHAKTSGTAQKEAELADLRWQETQLAEKLVEMNRRLSEIDGAVSLAEQRQSTARERQAEISHRDLVLDGEINQGRLRREELAKLSEEIQAALAQEAESARQSAGTLAATESSYNEKAARLNSVQNVATEIQDALWKNTQDRTKLNNDLVAQRSLESRLEIQRAVHAKEKAKAEERLTQLRTDLAAAESDAVGSAAALVDAETAVRTAQSDVESRDRGITETQSAVARSQEDLFRTQAQLDAQEEWEASDIYARGTQAALGAGLPGLHGPVGRLISVSTADEVVVRRALGVHVNDLVADTLEDARAAIDFLAKGSHGRARVLVLDRLPQGAPGAVAGVGQRALLDMVRVDSRFDPVIRTLLSGWIAMDGALYGEGVLEGGSDAAAGPVFDALRRENLSREIASLTARLEAAQTARREAETARRAAAENLEAARRALESVRVRANVAAQEAERLRGQGALHAEEIHLIDVEMEKALQTEGQARASAQALEALLEGVKGDETRLRNEWSMVQESLKERQAETFAASSELAVAKERAHGHEERLRWKEKQWADVQSESQGLAVGLESKVQERAGSAERVAEQRKVEEEAARAIVELMTGRRDANEALEAVHGSRRSLAEALGLAQTALSELRQQTEEMQTQLHEKKLQHSHAEFRRESVETHLKDKYALTLAEAREAHPVPAEAVPSAELEKLRRRVESMGPVNLAAPEEHAQLEERYNFLLSQQQDLVKAKEDLLTTIQKINASTRLNFKETFDKVRENFQNIYGQLFPGGEADVRLTDESDVLNSGVEIFAQPPGKKLMNITLLSGGEKALTAVALLFAFFMVRPAPFAVLDEVDAPLDEANVTRFITLIKAFTEQSQFIMITHNKRSMETADTLYGVTMEVQGVSRILSARLKNLDERPEARSPESVLTAARGA
- a CDS encoding DUF2914 domain-containing protein; translation: MKKMIPVLGLMMSLFVSAFAEDMTAPVTPRPEVVAPTASVELVKSALGTGVDRETRAIQGEAASFDASVTNVYFLTRVKASAVPTTVNHVYSLDGKETASVPLSIKGSPWTTWSYRTIWPGAWKVELKDEAGNVIDTKEFTVSKDMAAPAPTETAPAQP